The Solanum lycopersicum chromosome 6, SLM_r2.1 genome has a window encoding:
- the LOC138349317 gene encoding uncharacterized protein: MAVEEVAVVAGEVRASTSIDHNHPLFIHPSDTQGSLLTSIQLLGTENYSLWSKSLKLVLLGWIMNTVSKSLVSTVIYGSDAHTVWEDLRERFDKVNASRAFYLHKEIVTLSQGTASVSNYFSRLRELWDEFETLISPPSCACPESKQYAEHFQFQKLWQFLMGLNESYAHAKSQVLMQIPTPNVNQAYAMIINVESQRVNGASSSSFSTETSSETALMSNRMSGYNSGYHNSGGSSSGSAYYPNNGSSGNSGYKARNNGDVRQGGRSNLYCDYCHYRGHTKDSCYKLHGYPKKKGSSSSHANSATAGGCQSPENGTCDNSSVNTNAKSFGTSSNNFSGGTQGLSLFTHEHYNQILKMLSKGKGKEVDSMANVATASSSCTFTALMSDMAHTKWIIDTGASNHMVHSMNLMKHCTDLGSRNDMKVNLLLVLKWLSVMLEIH; this comes from the exons ATGGCAGTTGAGGAAGTAGCTGTTGTTGCCGGTGAGGTTAGAGCTTCTACTTCAATCGATCACAATCATCCACTGTTTATTCATCCTTCTGATACTCAAGGCTCTCTACTCACTTCAATTCAACTTCTAGGAACTGAAAATTACTCCTTATGGAGTAAATCTTTGAAGCTTGTATTACTTG GTTGGATTATGAATACGGTTTCTAAAAGCTTAGTTAGCACTGTGATCTATGGATCTGATGCACACACTGTTTGGGAAGATCTTAGAGAAAGGTTTGATAAGGTCAATGCTTCTAGAGCATTTTATCTTCACAAAGAAATTGTTACCCTGTCTCAGGGAACTGCATCTGTGTCGAATTATTTTTCAAGACTAAGAGAACTTTGGGATGAGTTTGAGACACTTATATCACCTCCTTCTTGTGCATGTCCTGAATCCAAACAGTATGCAGAACATTTTCAGTTTCAGAAGTTGTGGCAGTTTTTGATGGGGCTAAATGAGTCTTATGCTCATGCTAAGAGTCAGGTGTTAATGCAGATTCCTACACCAAATGTTAATCAAGCTTATGCTATGATCATTAATGTAGAAAGTCAAAGAGTGAATGGTGCAAGTAGTAGTTCATTCTCAACAGAAACTTCTTCAGAAACTGCTCTTATGAGTAATAGAATGTCTGGTTATAATAGTGGATATCATAACAGTGGTGGTTCTAGCTCAGGTTCAGCTTACTATCCTAACAATGGTTCTAGTGGAAATAGTGGTTATAAAGCTAGAAACAATGGTGATGTACGACAAGGAGGAAGGTCAAATCTCTATTGTGATTACTGTCATTACAGAGGACATACTAAAGATTCTTGTTACAAACTTCATGGCTATCCTAAGAAGAAAGGAAGTTCTTCTTCTCATGCTAACAGTGCTACTGCTGGAGGATGTCAGTCTCCTGAAAATGGAACCTGTGATAATTCTTCTGTAAATACTAATGCTAAGTCCTTTGGTACTTCTTCTAACAATTTCTCAGGAGGTACACAAGGCTTGTCACTCTTTACACATGAACATTACAATCAGATTTTAAAGATGTTGAGCAAAGGAAAAGGCAAGGAAGTAGATTCTATGGCTAATGTTGCAACTGCAAGTTCCTCATGTACTTTTACAGCTCTTATGTCTGATATGGCTCATACAAAGTGGATTATAGATACAGGTGCTTCAAATCATATGGTTCACAGTATGAATCTTATGAAACATTGTACAGATCTTGGAAGTAGAAATGATATGAAAGTAAATTTGCTACTGGTACTCAAGTGGCTATCAGTCATGTTGGAGATTCACTAA
- the CrtR-b1 gene encoding beta-carotene hydroxylase: MAAAARISASSTSRTFYFRHSPFLGPKPTSTTSHVSPISPFSLNLGPILRSRRKPSFTVCFVLEDEKLKPQFDDEAEDFEKKIEEQILATRLAEKLARKKSERFTYLVAAIMSSFGITSMAVMAVYYRFSWQMEGGEVPVTEMLGTFALSVGAAVGMEFWARWAHKALWHASLWHMHESHHKPREGPFELNDVFAITNAVPAIALLNYGFFHKGLIAGLCFGAGLGITVFGMAYMFVHDGLVHKRFPVGPVANVPYLRKVAAAHSLHHSEKFNGVPYGLFFGPKELEEVGGTEELEKEVIRRTRLSKGS, from the exons ATGGCTGCCGCCGCCAGAATCTCCGCCTCCTCTACCTCACGAACTTTTTATTTCCGTCATTCACCGTTTCTTGGCCCAAAACCTACTTCGACAACCTCACATGTTTCTCCAATCTCTCCTTTTTCTCTTAATCTAGGCCCAATTTTGAGGTCTAGAAGAAAACCCAGTTTCACTGTTTGCTTTGTTCTCGAGGATGAGAAGCTGAAACCTCAATTTGACGATGAGGCTGAGGATTTTGAAAAGAAGATTGAGGAACAGATCTTAGCTACTCGCTTGGCGGAGAAACTGGCTAGGAAGAAATCGGAGAGGTTTACTTATCTTGTGGCTGCTATAATGTCTAGTTTTGGGATTACTTCTATGGCTGTTATGGCTGTTTATTACAGATTTTCGTGGCAAATGGAG GGAGGAGAAGTTCCTGTAACCGAAATGTTGGGTACATTTGCTCTCTCTGTTGGTGCTGCT GTAGGAATGGAGTTTTGGGCGAGATGGGCACACAAAGCACTGTGGCATGCTTCACTATGGCACATGCATGAG TCACACCACAAACCAAGAGAAGGACCTTTTGAGCTGAACGACGTTTTCGCCATAACAAACGCTGTTCCAGCAATAGCCCTCCTCAACTATGGTTTCTTCCATAAAGGCCTCATTGCCGGACTATGCTTCGGTGCT GGGCTAGGGATCACAGTATTTGGAATGGCATACATGTTTGTTCACGATGGTTTGGTTCACAAGAGATTCCCAGTTGGACCTGTAGCCAATGTACCTTATCTTAGGAAGGTGGCTGCTGCTCATTCG CTTCATCACTCAGAGAAGTTCAATGGTGTCCCATATGGCTTGTTCTTCGGACCTAAG GAACTGGAAGAAGTAGGAGGGACGGAAGAGTTGGAAAAGGAAGTGATACGAAGGACGAGACTTTCGAAAGGATCATGA
- the LOC138349318 gene encoding uncharacterized protein, translated as MSKRGNETPRKSRRLNEEASSDDFHAPSFKILSQTQSRSSSVKVKSRSGKSTIEKKNKHPKENEKIRKGKEKKKVDESEKRTKERGKKRKGKEIEESSDSESDFVEELIKSKSKKPRASEIGTSHLQEEEETVKPKKKFKG; from the coding sequence ATGTCGAAAAGAGGCAACGAAACCCCGAGAAAAAGTAGAAGATTGAATGAAGAAGCAAGCTCAGACGATTTTCATgctccatctttcaaaattttatcacaaacACAATCTCGATCTTCATCTGTTAAAGTTAAATCTAGATCAGGAAAAtcaacaatagaaaaaaaaaacaaacatccAAAGGAAAACGAGAAGataagaaaagggaaagaaaagaaaaaagtagatGAATCTGAGAAAAGGAcgaaagaaagaggaaagaaaaggaaaggaaaagaaatcgaGGAATCATCAGATTCTGAATCTGATTTTGTGGAAGagttaataaaatcaaaatccaaaaaaccaAGAGCATCTGAAATCGGTACTTCACatttacaagaagaagaagaaacagttaaacccaaaaaaaagttcaaaggtTAG
- the LOC101261238 gene encoding uncharacterized protein encodes MRASSLNKSSLFKVRKYIAQHTCCVRERGYARRQGITDVVAVLIMDNYIDSSKVYTPKDVADDMLKLHGVSLTYIQAWRAKEKSVKLVRGDPAESYARLHGYFYVLEQTYPGSVLKIKRNEDDTFLYAFVALEACIRGWEYCRPIVAVDGAALKCSYGGTMLTASTLDPGGHILPLAYAIVDSENDASWTWFFEQFREAYGVRQNMCFMSDRNESIWKGTTNVYLESEHYACIWHLSINVLKNFNRNTEDLKMLFFSLAKGYTKQQFETIMGRIDQIDMRIRPYLFDIGYSKWSRAYSNCKRTWTMTSNIAEALNNVNRLAQRLPVISLLEFMRVTIQRWIHKHNEEADKTTSNLTKKYDVYHRKVIPSTVDLHAVAEGAKKYIVNLNTRMCSCGRFQYHEIPCGHAIAVLRLKNFKDAYAISVEPIPCESTWDIPSYISDPKLMSPGPKRAAGRPKLERWKGFADVKFKKTKSTCSRCHQVGHNRKTCSNYPVQKQ; translated from the exons ATGAGGGCATCTAGTTTGAATAAATCTAGTTTATTCAAAGTTCGGAAGTATATTGCTCAGCACACATGTTGTGTTAGAGAAAGAGGTTATGCCAGACGTCAAGGGATAACTGACGTTGTAGCTGTCTTGATAATGGATAATTATATTGATTCATCTAAGGTATATACTCCAAAAGATGTAGCTGATGATATGTTGAAATTGCATGGTGTTTCGTTGACATACATACAGGCATGGAGAGCTAAAGAAAAATCAGTAAAGTTGGTGCGAGGAGATCCAGCAGAATCTTATGCAAGATTACATG GTTATTTTTACGTTTTGGAGCAAACATATCCAGGAtctgttttgaaaataaaaaggaatgaagatgatACATTTTTATATGCATTTGTTGCTTTAGAAGCATGTATTAGGGGATGGGAATATTGTAGGCCAATTGTAGCTGTTGATGGTGCTGCATTAAAATGTTCATATGGTGGTACAATGTTAACTGCAAGCACATTGGATCCTGGAG GTCATATACTTCCGTTGGCGTATGCGATAGTAGATTCTGAAAATGATGCTTCATGGACATGGTTCTTTGAGCAATTTAGAGAAGCATATGGAGTTAGACAAAATATGTGTTTTATGTCAGACAGAAATGAAAGCATATGGAAAGGGACGACAAATGTATATCTTGAATCAGAACATTATGCATGCATATGGCATTTATCAATCAATGTTTTGAAGAATTTCAATAGAAATACTGAAGATTTGAAGATGTTGTTCTTTTCATTGGCAAAAGGTTATACAAAACAACAGTTTGAGACAATTATGGGAAGAATAGATCAGATAGATATGCGAATACGACCATACTTGTTTGATATTGGTTATAGCAAATGGTCAAGAGCTTACTCGAATTGTAAGCGCACATGGACCATGACTTCAAACATCGCGGAGGCATTGAATAATGTTAACAGATTAGCACAGAGGTTACCGGTGATTTCACTTCTTGAGTTTATGAGGGTGACAATTCAGAGGTGGATTCACAAGCATAATGAGGAGGCTGATAAGACTACATCTAATctgacaaaaaaatatgatgtttatCACAGAAAA GTGATACCTTCAACTGTTGATTTGCATGCTGTAGCTGAAGGAGCAAAGAAATATATAGTAAATTTGAACACAAGGATGTGTAGTTGCGGAAGATTTCAATATCATGAGATACCGTGTGGTCATGCAATTGCTGTTCTCCG CCTCAAGAATTTCAAAGATGCTTATGCCATTTCTGTCGAACCTATCCCGTGCGAGAGTACATGGGATATACCAAGTTATATTTCAGATCCTAAATTGATGTCGCCTGGTCCAAAAAGAGCAGCAGGAAGACCCAAACTTGAACGGTGGAAGGGATTCGCAGATGTGAAATTCAAGAAGACAAAAAGCACATGCAGTAGATGCCATCAGGTTGGACACAATAGGAAGACTTGTTCAAATTATCCTGTACAAAAACAATGA